A genomic stretch from Rhinatrema bivittatum chromosome 9, aRhiBiv1.1, whole genome shotgun sequence includes:
- the RPL22L1 gene encoding 60S ribosomal protein L22-like 1 yields MAPKDKKSKKTWKFILDLTHPIEDGIFDSGNFEQFLKEKVKVNGKTGNLGNIVHIERFKNKITVMSEKQFSKRYLKYLTKKYLKKNNLRDWLRVVAADKETYELRYFQISQDEESESEE; encoded by the exons AAAGATAAAAAATCCAAGAAAACTTGGAAATTTATTCTTGACCTTACTCATCCCATAGAAGATGGAATATTTGATTCTGGAAATTTT GAGCAGTTTCTGAAGGAGAAGGTGAAGGTCAATGGAAAAACTGGAAACCTGGGGAACATTGTTCATATTGAACGTTTTAAGAACAAGATCACAGTGATGTCCGAGAAGCAGTTTTCTAAAAG GTACCTGAAATACCTTACAAAGAAATACCTCAAGAAAAACAATCTTCGTGATTGGTTGCGTGTGGTGGCAGCTGATAAGGAGACTTATGAGCTTCGTTACTTCCAGATCAGCCAAGATGAGGAGTCAGAGTCTGAGGAATAA